In Triticum aestivum cultivar Chinese Spring chromosome 5B, IWGSC CS RefSeq v2.1, whole genome shotgun sequence, the following proteins share a genomic window:
- the LOC123115924 gene encoding protein FAR1-RELATED SEQUENCE 4: protein MGKLLALKQLYGDWDISFDNLYRFKAQVESCCPGSIVQIDHHTINGKIRFRRIFVAMKPCIEGFLSGCRPYLAIDSTFLTGRFKGQLASATAIDGHNWMYPVSFGVFDSETNENWIWFMQLLRQAIGSPNGLAICTDAGQAVMTGVKEVFPEAEHRECMFHLVTNFKKKFHGKVFDDHLWAAAYSWNPYLFDKHWVAMETTKPTATAYMRKWHNRLWSRSQFSTICKVDYVTNNLAESFNNWVKHHKSLNLDDLFDKARQLIMILWNRRRKVANELDGLILPHIIKKLNAMTGELNLEVVESSEEVAEATALGGSGFRFVVNLQEGTCSCRQWQVSGHPCKHALAFITSLSNAHIRHYVDLYFSIDKYRAAYAQLIPAMPDKTQWPKSDHGFFMHPPLLKATAGRRKTERYKGCGEKERKSGQHLCPICKEYGHRWHKCKKGNPEDIAAMMAVREPPKKRTKTTKTAELSIVPCEDGVPTRMCFPQAKAWKLQPKKGEAC from the exons ATGGGTAAGTTGCTAGCCTTGAAGCAACTATATGGTGATTGGGATATCAGCTTTGACAATTTGTATAGGTTTAAGGCACAAGTTGAAAGTTGTTGCCCTGGTAGCATAGTGCAGATCGATCATCACACAATAAATGGTAAAATCAGGTTTAGAAGAATTTTTGTTGCTATGAAACCTTGCATAGAGGGGTTCCTTAGTGGTTGCAGACCATATTTGGCAATAGATAGCACATTCTTGACGGGCAGGTTCAAGGGGCAGCTGGCTAGTGCTACCGCCATTGATGGCCATAATTGGATGTATCCGGTTAGTTTTGGAGTCTTTGATTCTGAAACTAACGAGAATTGGATTTGGTTCATGCAATTGCTAAGACAGGCCATAGGATCACCAAATGGGTTGGCCATATGCACCGATGCTGGTCAAGCAGTAATGACAGGGGTGAAAGAAGTGTTCCCAGAGGCGGAACATAGGGAATGCATGTTTCACTTGGtgaccaacttcaagaagaagttCCATGGGAAGGTGTTTGATGACCACCTTTGGGCTGCTGCTTACTCATGGAACCCATATTTATTTGACAAACATTGGGTTGCTATGGAGACAACGAAGCCAACTGCAACTGCATATATGAGGAAGTGGCACAATAGGTTGTGGTCTAGGAGTCAATTCTCAACTATATGCAAGGTAGATTATGTAACCAACAACCTGGCTGAGAGCTTTAACAATTGGGTTAAGCACCACAAGTCCTTGAACTTGGATGACCTCTTTGATAAGGCGAGACAATTGATTATGATATTGTGGAACCGAAGGAGAAAAGTAGCAAACGAGTTAGATGGTTTGATTCTGCCCCACATAATTAAGAAGCTGAATGCAATGACCGGGGAATTAAACTTGGAGGTGGTAGAAAGCTCAGAAGAAGTGGCTGAAGCAACTGCATTAGGTGGTAGTGGCTTTAGGTTTGTGGTCAACTTGCAAGAGGGGACATGTTCTTGTCGACAATGGCAAGTTTCTGGCCATCCTTGCAAACATGCTCTTGCATTCATCACGTCACTTAGCAATGCACACATACGACACTATGTGGACTTGTATTTCTCCATTGACAAATATAGAGCAGCTTATGCCCAACTAATTCCTGCCATGCCGGACAAGACCCAATGGCCTAAATCTGACCATGGATTCTTCATGCATCCACCACTATTGAAGGCCACGGCTGGTAGGCGTAAAACTGAGAGGTACAAAGGTTGTGGTGAGAAGGAAAGGAAAAGTGGTCAACACTTATGCCCTATTTGTAAGGAATATGGGCATCGTTGGCACAAATGTAAGAAGGGAAACCCAGAGGACATTGCTGCAATGATGGCTGTGAG agaaccaccaaagaaaaggaCAAAGACAACCAAAACAGCTGAGTTATCCATTGTGCCTTGTGAAGATGGAGTACCAACAAGAATGTGTTTTCCCCAAG CAAAAGCTTGGAAACTACAACCAAAAAAAGGGGAAGCATGTTAA